From Triticum aestivum cultivar Chinese Spring chromosome 4A, IWGSC CS RefSeq v2.1, whole genome shotgun sequence, a single genomic window includes:
- the LOC123088059 gene encoding alpha-1,2-galactosyltransferase gmh3 has protein sequence MSRDSLLHLLEQTTTHLSHRRRPQMGARARRAAHHRARLRLRHCHLLLLLPLLLLFLLPPLFALLLRRANSLGRQCLPPAAGRRPLAGQRLSFSIVTLSDEGLSGRGVRGRSFRGVLAATARNKRAYAAAHGYGLAALPPGAVDPGRPPAWSKVLALRARLRRHHWLFWNDADTLVTNPDISLEEILFSVIGHSDFDASPDLILTEDINGVNAGLFFIRRSKWSERFLDTWWNHTSFVQFGSTKSGDNAALKHIVDHLSPEETQAHVRIAKMQCLFNSYPWVATWKSVHRLIFHPSTTWKGAYSDGDFMVHFAGLNDKRGWTSRILREITHR, from the exons ATGAGCAGAGATTCGTTGCTTCATTTGCTCGAGCAGACTACCACCCATCTCAGCCACCGGCGGCGACCTCAGATGGGCGCACGGGCGCGCCGCGCCGCCCACCACCGcgctcgcctccgcctccgccactgccaccttctcctcctcctcccgctgctgctcctcttcctcctcccgcccctcttcgcgctcctcctccgccgcgccaACTCCCTGGGCCGCCAGTGCCTACCCCCCGCCGCAGGGCGCCGCCCCCTCGCCGGGCAGCGGCTCAGCTTCTCTATCGTCACGCTCTCCGACGAGGGCCTGTCGGGCCGAGGAGTGCGGGGGCGGTCTTTCCGCGGCGTGCTGGCGGCCACCGCGCGGAACAAGCGCGCCTACGCGGCCGCGCACGGGTATGGCCTCGCCGCGCTGCCCCCCGGCGCGGTCGACCCCGGCCGCCCGCCCGCCTGGAGCAAGGTCCTCGCCCTCCGCGCCCGCCTGCGCCGCCACCACTGGCTCTTCTGGAACGACGCG GACACGCTGGTTACCAACCCTGACATCTCGTTG GAGGAGATTTTGTTCTCCGTGATTGGGCATAGTGATTTTGATGCATCGCCTGATCTCATTCTGACAGAGGATATCAATGGGGTTAATGCCG GACTGTTCTTCATAAGGAGGTCGAAATGGAGTGAGAGATTTTTGGATACATGGTGGAACCATACATCATTTGTACAATTTGGTTCCACAAAAAGTGGGGATAATGCAGCACTGAAGCATATCGTGGATCACTTGTCACCTGAAGAAACACAAGCACACGTCCGCATAGCAAAAATGCAGTGCCTCTTCAATTCATACCCTTGGGTTGCTACATGGAAATCAGTTCACCGCCTGATCTTCCACCCGTCCACTACATGGAAAG GGGCTTATTCAGATGGAGATTTCATGGTCCATTTTGCCGGCCTAAATGACAAGCGAGGCTGGACATCAAGAATTCTTAGAGAGATAACTCACCGATGA